The sequence TTGTCGCCTTGTTCATGGTTACAGCCGGGTTAGGTGCCGGGCGTAATCGGACCGTGTTTGAATCAAAGTCATAAGACAAATGACTCGTACTGTAGAAGGGGGATTATCCATATTGTTGACAGGAGAGGTAGATCTTCCTATACTAACATTGTCATTCGTATAACTAAAACTTCGTAACGAAGCGTGGATTTTTCTAGAGGTAACTCTATTTTCGCCACACAGCTGTCGGTGGACAGCTGTGTGGCTTTTATTTTGTTTACAAAGGGGGAGAGACGATATGAAATTATGGCAGTATGCGGTTATCGTTTTTTTAGGTGGTTGTTGTTTTGGCGTATTATCTACCTTCGTAAAACTCGCATATGCTGCTGGGTTTTCATTAGCTGAAGTGACAGGGAGTCAGTTTCTTTTCGGGACGATGTTGATCTGGACCATTGTTCTTTTTACAAAAAAGGTGAAAATAAACAGGAAGCAAAGCGTACAGTTACTTCTTTCAGGTGCACCGATGGGGCTAACAGGAGTGTTTTATTATCAATCGTTGCAGACCTTAGAAGCTTCGCTAGCAATCATTTTTTTGTTTCAGTTTGTTTGGATTGGAACGTTGTTAGAATGGGGAATCGCAAAGAAAACACCGACGAAGTCGAAGTTAGTTGCGATTACCATCCTTTTACTAGGTTCTGCACTTGCATCAGGAGTATTGAGAGAAGGAGTGGCATCGTTATCTTGGCAAGGGGCCGTGTGGGGGATGCTTGCTGCAATCACTTTTGCAACGTTTATTTATGTAAGTGGTTCCGTCGGTCAGGGTTTACCACCTGTATTTAAGAGTGCGATGCTATCTAGTGGTGGTCTGATCGTTGTTCTCTTATTATTTCCACCACTGTTTTTAGGGGACCTATCGGTGTTAGTCGGAGTGGCGCCATATGGGATGTTTTTGGGTTTGTTTGGTGTAGCTTTGCCACCGCTATTATTTTCGATTGGCATGCCACAGGTCGGACCTGGTCTTGGAACGATTTTATCAGCTGCGGAACTGCCGGTCGCTGTGATCATGTCTGCAGTTGTGTTAGCAGAGGTTGTTACGTTTTTGCAATGGATTGGGGTTCTGTTGATTTTACTAGCAATTACTTTTGCAAATATCGGCACCATTAAAGGTCACAACCGAGATCGGTTAGTCGCTTCTTAAGCATTGATTTGAAATGAATGATGACTGAGCTAAAGCATTTTAGTATATAGAGATAATAATCCGAACTCTGATTCGAAGTTCTTTCATTAGAATTGGAATGAGTTCGGATTTTAATTTTGGCTCTGTTATTGTGGAATGTTGATATTGGGCTCATTCATATCTTCCAACCTTTCAGTACCTGAAAGGCGTGCGAAACTAAGGTTCCGCACGAAATGAGCCCAATACCAACGAGCATCAACACTAAACTTTAACACAGCCTTAATTTTAGGGTGCTTGGTTGGTCATGACACAACAACACTAGCGAAGTGTATTTCGGAGCGAATGGGAAGGCAGTGAGAATGATTTGATAATGAACAAGTGAACTACATAATCCATCGTTCACCGACATACGTATGAACATAGAGGTGGAGCGATGGGAATAACATGTTTGAAAGCAAAGCTAGCCCCTAGTCGGAAGTTATCACCTAAATTGAAAAAACTGAAAAGACAGTTAAAAAAGGCCAAAAATAACCAAGGAAACGGATTGCCTCTGACAAATGAAGATCAACGGCTGGCAGAACACATTCAGGAAATGACGAGTGAGAAAAACCGAAATAATGTGACGCGCACACAAGCTTATCTCGCCTTTTATCAAAAGTACCCAGAAATTAGATGGGCATTTTTAGGTCATATCGTTTCTCGGAATGGTGGCTGGAACATGACGGACTTAAGAGGGGATTTATTGAGTCGCCTGTTAACGACAAAGCAGCAAGCTCAATTTTTTGATTTCTTGGAACGAGGCAACTGGCTAATCTTTCATGATGTTTATCCGCAAATGCTTCTGTATGAAGAAAGTATCAAACGCCAAACGAACATGTTTTATTTGTTACCGCGATTTGGTGTCTCTACATTTATGTCAGTGATCTGGAATGAATTTTTGAAATCGAGAGATCAATATATGTTAGCGATTGCTTTAGTGATAAATGAACAAAACTATTTAGAACAACGAGTGATTCAAAACGATCATTATCAAGAAACAGTGTTAGAAACAATGAACTTTAAAATACAAGAGTTGTTCAGTTTAAATCAAATTTTGATGCCATATCAAAAACAGAGTGAAATAAAGGTGATTGGACAATCCATCAATCAATTCTCCTCTGTCCATGAACGAATCATGTTAGGAAAACGACTCTATGAACTCCTGTTTGATGGCGATGTGTATGAACGAATTTTCACATGGGCATGTCGGCACCCACATACAGGTTCACGTCGCGATTATTGGTCGAGCATTTTTCACGATATCAATGAGTCTGTACCAGGTGAACCTTTTGTGCGCCGAACAAAAAATTGTCAACTTCGCCCAGGGGCAAAGCGAATATACAGTCCGAGGCTCACGCAAGCTTGGGCAGATGTTGACCATCATGAGGCCGAAGTTGGGGATTGGTTCGATGATTGGAGAGTGCTTTATTATTTACAAAAAAATGATGTAGATGTGGATGGAGAGGTTTATGAGGATTATTGTCAAACATTGGAGAAGATCGAACTCGCGATTATTGCTAAGGAAACATTTGTATCAAGAGCGTAAAGCTTATGTCGCTACGATGATTTTGTCATCACTCGTAGCGACGTACCTTGACTTATGGTTGGTCGGAAAGGGATTCTTTACTTTTCCGCATCGTCCGTTCCCCGAAATCTTTACGGTTCATATCGGGTTTACACTCCTTATCGTTCCTATTATGACAGTCGTGTTTATTTACCTGTTTCAACGAGGAAATGTAGTAAGTAAGAGTGCATTGCTCATGTTCGTAGCCCTTGGAGCTGCCCTTTTTGAAAACGTGTCGGCATATCTTGGTTTGTTGACGCTCTCTGCAGAGTGGCAATCCCTATATTCTAGTTTCGGATACCCTCTGTTTTTGCTTGTTATGAGTATGTTTCATCGTTGGATGCAGTGAGGTATCACGATTAATGCGTTCGGACGAGTATACGATGATCTGTACCATCCCCCCAATCGCTTTGGCGCGAATTAAGATCGGTTGGTTGTAGTTATTTTTAAAGACAAAATCAGGGCCATACCAGCTAACGGTCGCATCGCGTCCTGGGGGAACGTAAGGAACTCGCTTACTATGTGAGTAGCGTTGAATGATTTCCACACCCGCGTCATCGACGGCATTAAACAACGTTGAGGATACTTGGCAAATGCCTCCGCCAATCCCTTCAAATAATTTTCCTCTAATGATCACTGGAGCTGGTAAATACCCCTTTTCAGGCGTTCGTTTGCCTACTACTTTGTTAAATGAAAACGTCTCTCCAGGAAAGACGACATGGTTATCAATGGCTGCTAACGCAAGTTTTATATTATGAGTGCGGCCTTTTTTTCGATTATTAAAAAAGGTGACATATTGTCCAATTTTTTGAATCCGTATGTTAGCTAATAATTCACTATCGACCTTTGGATAAATCGTTAGCTTTGGTGCTTCAATTGTAGCTGGACCATGACTGTAGGCATATTCGTAAAACAACTCTGTAAATAATTTTCGATTAAGCTTATAGCCATTTTCACCGGACTGGATCGAATTTGTATCATCAATAAAGGCATTGACCGGCTCCTGATACACTTGTTCGTCAATCCGTTCGATCAACTCATCAAATGTAGCGAGGTCAAGGGTAGGCGCACCAAGAAAAGGGTGACTAAACTCTGATCGTTCGACGGTTTCAATCGTTTCACCATCATGGGTAATCGTTAAATCACCATTATCTGAAACGGGGTTTATTAGTAGTAAGAAAAAGAGTAAATAAGTAAACATCTTCACGCCTCCTAATGATAGTATGAGTCGTGAAGATTTATTTCATGTGAATAAATATCTAACGAAGATTGCTTACAGGTAGTGACCGTTTAAACTAGAGCAGTGACTTGTAATGACTTAAGGCAATTAATGGCCAAATGTAGCGGTAGCTATGATAATGAATGTAAAAGCCACCAGGAAATGCAGCCCCGGTTGGGTATGTTGTTGACCAATCATGATCATCGGAGGATTCGAGCAAATAGTTGATTCCTCGGTCAATTTCAGGTGTTCGTTTTTGGTAAACAGCGAGCAGAGCATCAATAGCCCATGCTGTTTGGGAAGGGGTGCTCGCGGCTAAGGGTACATAGGTTTTCTTTTGATCGCTTTTGCATGACTCTCCCCAACCGCCATCATCGTTTTGGATGCGAATAAGCCAGTTGGCACCGTCTTTAATCATTGGGTGGTCCGAACGAACACCGACAGCTGTTAGTCCAGTAAGTGCGGCCCACGTCCCATAAATATAGCTTATTCCCCAACGACCATACCATGAGCCATCTCGTTCTTGTTGACTGCGAAGCCAGCGGATCGCTTTCTTTATTGGAGGATGATCACGAGGGAGGACAACGTGATTCCCGAGAAATTCTAACGTACGCCCCGTGAGATCAACAGTTGAAGGGTCGATAAAAATTTTCGATGACTCTTCGATCGGCAGCCATGCAATCCAAGCCTTTGCTTGATTTTTTTCAAACGCTGACCAGCCACCATCATCATTTTGCATCGAAAGGATCCAATGCACGCCAAGGTTCCAGGCATTTTGGTAGGATGAATCAATCGAAGAGAGTCTTTTTATCGCTCGTAACGCCGCCGTCGTATCATCAACATCGGGATGGGTCGTGTTACTATCAGAAAAGCCCCATCCACCAGGCAGGCTGTTTGGATTGTTGATTACCCAATCACCGAATCTCTGA comes from Desertibacillus haloalkaliphilus and encodes:
- a CDS encoding CBO0543 family protein is translated as MILSSLVATYLDLWLVGKGFFTFPHRPFPEIFTVHIGFTLLIVPIMTVVFIYLFQRGNVVSKSALLMFVALGAALFENVSAYLGLLTLSAEWQSLYSSFGYPLFLLVMSMFHRWMQ
- a CDS encoding EamA family transporter encodes the protein MKLWQYAVIVFLGGCCFGVLSTFVKLAYAAGFSLAEVTGSQFLFGTMLIWTIVLFTKKVKINRKQSVQLLLSGAPMGLTGVFYYQSLQTLEASLAIIFLFQFVWIGTLLEWGIAKKTPTKSKLVAITILLLGSALASGVLREGVASLSWQGAVWGMLAAITFATFIYVSGSVGQGLPPVFKSAMLSSGGLIVVLLLFPPLFLGDLSVLVGVAPYGMFLGLFGVALPPLLFSIGMPQVGPGLGTILSAAELPVAVIMSAVVLAEVVTFLQWIGVLLILLAITFANIGTIKGHNRDRLVAS
- a CDS encoding VanW family protein, encoding MFTYLLFFLLLINPVSDNGDLTITHDGETIETVERSEFSHPFLGAPTLDLATFDELIERIDEQVYQEPVNAFIDDTNSIQSGENGYKLNRKLFTELFYEYAYSHGPATIEAPKLTIYPKVDSELLANIRIQKIGQYVTFFNNRKKGRTHNIKLALAAIDNHVVFPGETFSFNKVVGKRTPEKGYLPAPVIIRGKLFEGIGGGICQVSSTLFNAVDDAGVEIIQRYSHSKRVPYVPPGRDATVSWYGPDFVFKNNYNQPILIRAKAIGGMVQIIVYSSERINRDTSLHPTMKHTHNKQKQRVSETRI
- a CDS encoding DUF2515 domain-containing protein; translation: MGITCLKAKLAPSRKLSPKLKKLKRQLKKAKNNQGNGLPLTNEDQRLAEHIQEMTSEKNRNNVTRTQAYLAFYQKYPEIRWAFLGHIVSRNGGWNMTDLRGDLLSRLLTTKQQAQFFDFLERGNWLIFHDVYPQMLLYEESIKRQTNMFYLLPRFGVSTFMSVIWNEFLKSRDQYMLAIALVINEQNYLEQRVIQNDHYQETVLETMNFKIQELFSLNQILMPYQKQSEIKVIGQSINQFSSVHERIMLGKRLYELLFDGDVYERIFTWACRHPHTGSRRDYWSSIFHDINESVPGEPFVRRTKNCQLRPGAKRIYSPRLTQAWADVDHHEAEVGDWFDDWRVLYYLQKNDVDVDGEVYEDYCQTLEKIELAIIAKETFVSRA